The proteins below are encoded in one region of Helianthus annuus cultivar XRQ/B chromosome 2, HanXRQr2.0-SUNRISE, whole genome shotgun sequence:
- the LOC110926393 gene encoding peroxidase 60: MPNTKAVALAIGFIFLNFAGQCYGYYGYGLQYGFYNGKCRTSDVEAIVRNTVYYKFLKDRSIAPALIRMQFHDCFVNGCDASILLDGPNSEKTAPPNLSVRGYDVIDAAKAAVESVCPGVVSCADIIVMATRDVISFSGGGRYSVQTGRRDGLVSLAQNTISLPPPTSSVSSAIRTFALKGLTATDMIYLLGGHSIGIAHCSLFKDRLYNFKKTGKPDPTMDLALLTSLRRICAQNATVDLSANLDQNPFSSAVVDKSFYSQIMMHRGVLKFDQDVALDSLSKSTVEAIARSSDFNTKFGQAMVKMGAIQVLTGNQGQIRKSCRAIKLQL, from the exons ATGCCAAATACTAAAGCAGTTGCATTAGCAATTGGGTTCATCTTTTTGAACTTTGCTGGCCAATGCTATGGCTATTACGGCTATGGCCTCCAGTATGGGTTCTATAATGGCAAATGTCGAACTTCAGATGTCGAAGCCATCGTAAGAAATACAGTCTACTACAAGTTCCTCAAAGACCGATCAATCGCACCTGCTCTAATTCGAATGCAATTCCATGATTGCTTTGTTAAT GGGTGTGACGCATCGATTCTACTAGACGGGCCCAACAGTGAGAAGACCGCACCTCCGAACTTAAGCGTTAGAGGTTATGATGTCATTGATGCTGCAAAAGCAGCGGTGGAGAGTGTGTGCCCGGGAGTGGTTTCTTGTGCTGATATAATTGTTATGGCTACTAGAGATGTTATTTCATTT AGTGGTGGAGGTAGATACAGTGTCCAAACAGGAAGAAGGGATGGACTTGTGTCTCTTGCACAAAATACAATTAGTCTCCCACCTCCTACCTCATCTGTATCGAGTGCGATTCGAACCTTTGCTCTGAAAGGACTAACCGCCACCGACATGATCTATCTTCTTG GTGGTCACTCGATTGGTATCGCTCATTGTTCTTTATTTAAAGATCGTCTTTACAACTTCAAGAAAACAGGAAAACCCGATCCTACAATGGATTTAGCGTTGTTAACATCGCTGAGGCGTATATGTGCTCAGAACGCAACCGTTGATCTCAGTGCAAACTTGGATCAAAATCCTTTTAGCTCTGCTGTTGTAGACAAATCTTTCTATAGTCAGATTATGATGCATAGGGGAGTCCTTAAATTCGATCAAGACGTGGCATTGGATAGTTTGAGCAAGTCCACTGTTGAAGCCATTGCGCGTTCATCTGATTTCAACACTAAATTTGGTCAAGCCATGGTTAAGATGGGTGCCATCCAAGTTCTCACAGGAAATCAAGGACAGATAAGGAAATCATGCCGAGCAATCAAGCTCCAACTTTAA